One window of Campylobacter sp. RM12651 genomic DNA carries:
- a CDS encoding dihydrodipicolinate synthase family protein, with product MGILKGTLPALYTPYKDDGGINEVEFLKICEWGIEKGLDGLFCNGSAGDSQAMPYEMKVKMLELSIKAANNKVPVICGIGSCIYKESLDLANEAYIKGANALLLMMPYYYKFNDDTIYTYVKDLQAKVKLPLYIYNIPLFAPAMSLNLIEKLSKLPNIVGIKDSSGDALLLNHILDVVPSDFDVFVGREEHYFGALMMGAKGSMTSAGCVFPDAMSAIYKAYNEKNYERAIKLQKALLPAIRFGMSLSFPMGFALLLKARGFAFANKSIHPLSEETLKALDEKFEYAKELVKNIERIL from the coding sequence ATGGGAATTTTAAAAGGAACTTTACCAGCTTTATATACACCATATAAAGATGATGGAGGTATTAACGAAGTTGAGTTTTTAAAGATATGTGAATGGGGCATTGAAAAAGGACTTGATGGTTTATTTTGTAATGGTAGTGCGGGAGATTCTCAAGCAATGCCATACGAAATGAAAGTAAAAATGCTAGAGCTTTCAATTAAAGCTGCAAATAATAAAGTGCCTGTTATTTGTGGGATAGGAAGTTGTATTTATAAAGAGAGCTTAGACCTTGCAAACGAAGCTTATATAAAAGGGGCTAATGCGCTTTTACTTATGATGCCATATTATTATAAGTTTAACGATGATACGATTTATACTTATGTAAAAGACTTGCAAGCAAAAGTAAAACTCCCACTTTATATTTACAATATCCCACTTTTTGCACCTGCAATGAGTTTAAATCTAATTGAAAAATTAAGCAAATTACCAAATATTGTAGGTATTAAAGATAGCAGTGGAGATGCTTTGTTGCTAAACCATATTTTAGATGTTGTGCCAAGTGATTTTGATGTATTTGTGGGTCGTGAAGAGCATTATTTTGGAGCTTTAATGATGGGTGCAAAAGGTTCAATGACAAGTGCAGGATGTGTTTTCCCTGACGCTATGAGTGCGATTTATAAAGCATATAATGAGAAAAATTATGAAAGAGCAATCAAGCTTCAAAAAGCCTTGCTACCAGCTATTAGATTTGGAATGAGCTTATCATTTCCTATGGGATTTGCGCTTTTACTTAAAGCTCGTGGTTTTGCTTTTGCAAACAAAAGCATTCACCCACTAAGCGAAGAGACCTTAAAAGCACTTGATGAAAAATTCGAATATGCAAAAGAATTAGTTAAAAACATAGAGAGAATACTCTGA
- a CDS encoding 2-keto-3-deoxygluconate permease — protein MKIKKFLEKVPGGMMLVPMLLGAIIHTFLPDKLAYFGPFTNALGTGATVMLAVWFVGIGASIKLKATTTVLKKSGVLLATKIFAAFMACIIVKQLVPNGMITEGFFVGFSTLAVVAAMDMTNAGLYTALTKQYGTTEEAGASLLLMIESGPLFTMLILGVSGLASFPIQNFIGLMIPFVLGFVLGNLDEDFREFLTKLNEPMIIFVGFALGSTINLSSILDAGLSGLVLAFIVIIYTGILLIFADIFIAKGNGTAGIAASSTAGAAAATPMLVADFYPDFKPLVEHATILVSTCVVVTAFVVPIITAYYSKWAKNKFKVKL, from the coding sequence ATGAAAATTAAGAAATTTTTAGAAAAGGTTCCAGGTGGTATGATGTTAGTTCCTATGTTATTAGGTGCTATTATACATACTTTTCTTCCTGATAAATTGGCTTATTTTGGACCTTTTACTAATGCCTTAGGAACAGGTGCAACAGTAATGCTTGCTGTTTGGTTTGTAGGTATTGGAGCAAGTATTAAACTTAAGGCTACTACAACAGTTTTAAAAAAATCTGGAGTATTGTTAGCAACTAAAATATTTGCCGCATTTATGGCGTGTATTATAGTTAAACAGCTTGTTCCTAACGGTATGATAACTGAAGGCTTTTTTGTTGGTTTTAGCACATTAGCAGTAGTTGCTGCAATGGATATGACTAATGCTGGTCTTTATACGGCTTTAACAAAACAATACGGAACTACAGAAGAAGCTGGTGCTAGTTTATTGTTAATGATAGAAAGTGGTCCTTTATTTACTATGTTAATTTTGGGGGTTAGTGGTTTAGCATCTTTTCCTATACAAAACTTTATAGGATTAATGATTCCATTTGTATTAGGTTTTGTATTGGGTAATTTAGATGAAGATTTTAGAGAATTTTTAACTAAATTAAATGAGCCAATGATAATTTTTGTTGGTTTTGCACTTGGAAGTACTATAAACTTAAGCTCGATTCTTGATGCTGGATTATCTGGATTGGTTTTAGCATTTATTGTAATCATATACACAGGAATATTATTAATATTTGCAGATATTTTTATTGCAAAAGGCAATGGAACTGCAGGTATAGCAGCATCAAGTACTGCAGGAGCAGCTGCGGCTACTCCGATGTTAGTTGCTGATTTTTATCCAGATTTTAAACCATTAGTAGAACATGCAACGATTTTAGTTAGCACTTGCGTTGTAGTAACAGCTTTTGTTGTGCCAATAATTACTGCTTATTATTCTAAATGGGCAAAAAATAAATTTAAGGTTAAATTATGA
- a CDS encoding UxaA family hydrolase produces MLKGYRREDGKFGLRNKVLIIPSVVCANKVVENIAKACPEAVYVTHQHGCSQLDFDAEQTRMLMAGNCANPNVYAALVVGLGCETISSNSVKELAKSLAPYKDIRAISIQELGGITNTTNEGIKIVKDMLENASKCELSEGDFSDIILGTECGGSDAYSGLSANPSLGSLSDYVVENGGAVILAETTELIGAENILARRAINADVEKKIYEKIYGFEENVKNSGSDIRGANPSPGNIAGGLTTIEEKSLGCVYKAGTSKVVDVIDYAMPVTKKGLTFMDTPGNDIEQLSAMVAGGANLVVFTTGRGTPTGSPVTPTIKLSTNNFCAKNMADVIDLNAGEIVDGNKSKEDIRDELIELIVRISEGKLTKAEINKQNDFSVWRLATTC; encoded by the coding sequence ATTTTGAAAGGCTATAGAAGAGAAGATGGCAAGTTTGGCTTAAGAAATAAGGTCTTAATAATTCCTAGCGTTGTATGTGCTAATAAGGTCGTAGAAAACATTGCTAAAGCGTGTCCTGAAGCTGTATATGTAACTCATCAGCACGGATGTAGTCAGCTTGATTTTGATGCAGAGCAAACAAGAATGCTAATGGCTGGAAATTGTGCAAATCCTAATGTATATGCAGCACTTGTAGTTGGGCTTGGTTGTGAGACTATTAGTTCAAATTCTGTTAAAGAATTAGCAAAAAGTTTAGCTCCTTATAAAGATATAAGAGCAATTAGTATTCAAGAGCTAGGTGGTATTACAAATACAACAAATGAAGGCATAAAAATAGTTAAAGATATGCTTGAAAATGCTAGTAAATGTGAATTAAGTGAAGGCGATTTTAGCGATATTATCTTAGGAACTGAATGTGGTGGAAGTGATGCTTATAGTGGGCTTAGTGCAAATCCATCTTTAGGAAGTTTAAGTGATTATGTAGTAGAGAATGGTGGAGCTGTAATTTTAGCTGAAACAACCGAGCTAATAGGAGCTGAAAATATCTTAGCAAGGCGTGCAATTAATGCTGATGTTGAGAAAAAAATATATGAAAAAATCTATGGCTTTGAAGAAAATGTAAAAAATAGTGGCTCAGATATTCGTGGTGCAAATCCAAGCCCAGGAAATATAGCAGGTGGGCTAACTACTATTGAAGAAAAAAGCCTTGGTTGTGTTTATAAAGCAGGGACGAGCAAAGTTGTAGATGTGATTGATTATGCAATGCCAGTTACTAAAAAAGGTCTTACATTTATGGATACTCCAGGAAATGATATAGAGCAGCTTAGTGCTATGGTAGCAGGTGGGGCGAACTTAGTTGTATTTACAACAGGTCGTGGAACTCCAACAGGAAGCCCTGTAACTCCAACGATTAAGCTAAGCACAAATAATTTTTGTGCGAAGAATATGGCTGATGTAATTGACTTAAATGCTGGTGAAATCGTAGATGGTAATAAGAGTAAAGAAGATATTAGAGACGAATTAATTGAATTAATTGTAAGAATAAGCGAAGGTAAATTAACAAAAGCAGAAATCAATAAACAAAATGATTTTAGCGTTTGGAGACTTGCAACAACTTGTTAA
- a CDS encoding MFS transporter, producing MEKIVNKMYLKIMPLILLMFCLAMLDRSNIAYVKDYIEIDAGISKAAYALGAGIFFIGYAIFEIPSNLLLHKLGAKIWLSRIMITWGLVCMAMIYIKDETSFYILRFLLGLSEAGFSPGVILYLSYFFPTIYRSKAYGFYQLGAPLALMLGGVITGAILDYAPSIWFKNWQWMFIIQGAITVIVGFYAYFKLASKPEDAKWLSEEEKAILIAELEKEQNNKEELNSSKALSSIIVWKFVLVYFAIQLSVYGVLFYLPTQVSHFLGTNVGLKVGIISAIPWAVVLIALPIVTSYADKLRAWSSFSIALLLLAVVSMFLSVFINSLALFILFISLAAVGFIAIQPIFWNLPTQILKGTGAAAGIALIGALGNLGGFVAPNLKNYAESQFNSSYAGLIALCLVAFLGVLMLIHLKKSYTNIK from the coding sequence ATGGAAAAAATAGTAAATAAAATGTATTTAAAGATAATGCCTTTAATACTTTTAATGTTTTGTTTAGCAATGCTAGATAGATCAAATATTGCTTATGTAAAAGATTATATAGAAATAGACGCTGGTATTAGCAAGGCTGCATATGCTTTAGGTGCAGGGATATTTTTTATAGGCTATGCGATATTTGAAATTCCATCAAATTTATTATTGCATAAATTAGGGGCAAAAATTTGGCTAAGTAGAATTATGATAACTTGGGGACTTGTATGTATGGCTATGATTTACATAAAAGATGAAACAAGTTTTTATATTCTAAGATTTTTATTAGGGCTTAGCGAAGCAGGATTTAGCCCAGGGGTTATTTTATATCTTAGTTATTTTTTCCCTACTATTTATAGGTCAAAAGCTTATGGTTTTTATCAATTAGGAGCACCGCTTGCACTAATGCTTGGTGGCGTAATTACAGGGGCTATATTAGATTATGCACCTAGCATTTGGTTTAAAAATTGGCAATGGATGTTTATTATCCAAGGTGCTATTACTGTTATAGTTGGTTTTTATGCTTATTTTAAACTTGCAAGTAAACCTGAAGATGCTAAATGGTTAAGCGAAGAAGAAAAAGCAATTTTAATTGCTGAACTTGAAAAAGAACAAAATAATAAAGAAGAATTAAATTCTAGCAAAGCTTTATCATCAATTATTGTATGGAAATTCGTTTTAGTTTATTTTGCAATTCAGCTTAGTGTTTATGGGGTTTTATTTTATTTACCTACTCAAGTTTCACATTTTTTAGGGACAAATGTTGGATTAAAGGTTGGAATTATTAGTGCAATTCCTTGGGCTGTTGTATTAATTGCTCTACCTATTGTTACAAGTTATGCTGATAAATTAAGAGCTTGGAGTTCTTTTAGTATTGCATTATTGTTATTAGCTGTTGTTAGTATGTTTTTATCTGTATTTATAAATTCTTTAGCTTTATTTATTTTATTCATATCTTTAGCAGCTGTTGGTTTTATAGCGATTCAGCCTATTTTTTGGAATTTACCAACTCAAATCTTAAAAGGCACAGGAGCAGCAGCAGGAATAGCATTGATTGGGGCTTTAGGCAATCTTGGTGGTTTTGTAGCACCTAATTTAAAAAATTATGCCGAAAGTCAATTTAATAGTTCTTATGCAGGTTTAATTGCTCTATGTTTGGTTGCATTCTTAGGAGTGCTTATGTTAATACATTTAAAAAAATCTTACACAAATATTAAATAA
- a CDS encoding SDR family oxidoreductase — MDLGLKGKVVVVTGGGKGIGGGISMCLANEGAIPVIVSRSKLDSDFESKIKALCPNYGFYQLDLSKWQEISAVVEQIVAKYGSIYALVNNAGMNDNLHIESATTEELIKSYESNLFHYYEMTKCCLPYIKKEQGSILNISSKTGITGQGRTTAYASAKGAQIAMTREWACAFAPDNVRVNCICPAEVWTPLYEKWIKNFSDPEKQYQEIAKFIPLGHRFTTCEEIADTAVFTISPRASHTTGQILTPDGGYMHLDRALNWEN, encoded by the coding sequence ATGGATTTAGGATTAAAAGGAAAAGTTGTAGTTGTTACAGGTGGTGGAAAAGGTATTGGTGGTGGCATTAGTATGTGTTTAGCTAATGAAGGTGCAATTCCTGTTATCGTATCTCGCTCTAAGCTTGATAGTGATTTTGAAAGCAAAATTAAAGCACTTTGCCCAAATTACGGCTTTTATCAATTAGATTTATCAAAATGGCAAGAAATTAGTGCAGTTGTAGAGCAAATTGTGGCTAAATATGGCTCAATTTACGCACTTGTTAATAATGCAGGTATGAATGATAATCTTCATATTGAAAGTGCTACAACTGAAGAGCTTATTAAAAGTTATGAGAGCAATTTATTTCATTATTATGAAATGACAAAGTGCTGCCTTCCATATATTAAAAAAGAGCAAGGAAGTATCTTAAATATCTCAAGTAAAACAGGTATCACAGGTCAAGGAAGAACAACAGCATACGCAAGTGCAAAAGGCGCTCAAATAGCAATGACAAGAGAGTGGGCTTGCGCTTTTGCACCTGATAATGTTAGAGTAAATTGTATTTGCCCTGCTGAAGTTTGGACTCCACTTTATGAAAAATGGATTAAAAATTTCTCTGACCCTGAAAAGCAATATCAAGAAATTGCAAAATTTATTCCACTAGGTCATCGCTTTACAACTTGCGAAGAGATAGCTGATACTGCAGTATTTACAATAAGCCCAAGAGCATCTCACACAACAGGGCAGATTTTAACTCCAGATGGTGGTTATATGCATCTTGATCGTGCATTAAACTGGGAAAATTAA
- the fucP gene encoding L-fucose:H+ symporter permease: protein MNKNVKIAIILVTSLFFLWGVSYGLVDVMNKNFQNHLGITQQNSGYLQMAYFGAYFVMALPAGWIASRFSYKVGIITGLALYAIGCLLIIPATNMASFSMFLFAFFVLACGLGALETNANPYMTKLGDEKNASFRINAAQSFNGFGQFVGPIIGGSLFLSITHSGENATDTEKEQALLENMFNVQMVYVGIALVVFLILLAFVFNKIPEGSEVSEEVEYKDNSKSIDVFKHRHFNLGVLAQFLYVAAQVGAGAFFINYAVEHTASLGENALSDEKSAYFFSAALVAFMIGRIVTTPLMKKFKGESILGLYSLINVALCFYLYIADGMISVYALILVFFFMSISFPTIFAVATKDLPLNQVKLGGSILVMSICGGAIMPTIMGSINDSYGTGAGFLALAPCFLYVALYSFLWTKKS from the coding sequence ATGAATAAAAATGTAAAAATTGCAATTATTTTAGTAACTTCATTATTTTTCTTATGGGGTGTTAGCTATGGACTTGTTGATGTTATGAATAAAAACTTTCAAAATCATCTAGGCATTACTCAACAAAATAGTGGCTATTTGCAAATGGCTTATTTTGGGGCGTATTTTGTGATGGCACTTCCTGCTGGCTGGATTGCTTCAAGATTTTCTTATAAGGTTGGGATTATTACAGGACTAGCACTTTATGCGATTGGTTGCTTACTAATAATTCCTGCAACTAATATGGCTAGTTTTTCTATGTTTTTATTTGCATTTTTCGTTCTTGCGTGCGGGCTTGGAGCACTTGAGACTAATGCAAATCCTTATATGACAAAGCTAGGAGATGAGAAAAACGCTTCATTTAGAATTAATGCAGCTCAAAGCTTTAATGGTTTTGGACAATTTGTTGGACCTATTATTGGTGGAAGTTTGTTTTTATCAATTACTCATAGTGGCGAAAATGCAACTGATACAGAAAAAGAACAAGCATTACTTGAAAATATGTTTAATGTGCAAATGGTTTATGTAGGAATTGCTTTAGTAGTGTTTTTAATCTTACTTGCATTTGTGTTTAATAAAATTCCAGAAGGTAGCGAAGTAAGTGAAGAAGTAGAGTATAAAGACAACTCAAAATCAATTGATGTATTTAAACATAGACATTTTAACTTAGGCGTATTAGCTCAATTTTTATATGTTGCAGCTCAAGTTGGAGCGGGGGCGTTTTTTATAAATTACGCAGTAGAACATACAGCAAGTCTAGGAGAAAATGCTTTAAGCGATGAAAAATCAGCATATTTTTTCTCAGCTGCACTTGTTGCATTTATGATAGGAAGAATTGTTACAACTCCACTTATGAAAAAATTTAAAGGCGAGAGTATTTTGGGGCTTTATTCATTAATAAATGTTGCATTGTGCTTTTATTTATATATTGCTGATGGAATGATTAGTGTTTATGCTTTAATTTTGGTATTTTTCTTTATGAGTATTAGTTTTCCTACTATTTTTGCCGTTGCTACAAAGGATTTGCCATTAAATCAAGTAAAACTTGGTGGCTCAATCTTAGTAATGAGTATTTGTGGCGGTGCAATAATGCCTACAATTATGGGTTCAATAAATGATAGTTATGGCACAGGTGCGGGATTTTTAGCTTTAGCTCCTTGCTTTTTATATGTAGCATTATATAGCTTTTTATGGACTAAAAAGTCATGA
- a CDS encoding amidohydrolase family protein: MKIIDTHFHIWDKNDISWVQNAPTRLQRDFSFDEYLDEFSKSDFLGGVYVEINANNPSQESAKMLSFKHKKLLALCLATIGGASFREVLHTKPSGYCLGSEFKKTINLVNANDLMFEVCINEDELSNFSKIAKEFKSGIIFNHFANIKDFSGEDSLRQIAKKENIYMKLSCQDDFILGKDYSKLLDMAFNIFGESRICFGSNYPVSELKPNEWIRIIENHFKSDDLKEKIFYLNAKEIYKIKEI, encoded by the coding sequence ATGAAAATAATTGATACGCATTTTCATATATGGGATAAAAATGATATTAGTTGGGTGCAAAACGCCCCAACTAGATTGCAAAGAGATTTTTCTTTTGATGAATATTTAGATGAGTTTAGCAAAAGTGATTTTTTAGGTGGGGTTTATGTAGAAATAAATGCAAATAATCCTAGCCAAGAGAGTGCAAAAATGCTTAGCTTTAAACATAAAAAATTACTTGCTTTATGCCTTGCTACGATAGGTGGTGCTAGTTTTAGAGAAGTTTTACATACAAAGCCAAGTGGATATTGCTTAGGCAGTGAGTTTAAAAAGACTATTAATCTAGTAAATGCAAATGATTTAATGTTTGAAGTTTGTATAAACGAAGATGAGCTAAGTAATTTTAGTAAAATTGCAAAGGAATTTAAATCAGGAATTATCTTTAATCATTTTGCAAATATTAAGGATTTTAGCGGCGAAGATAGTTTAAGGCAAATTGCTAAAAAAGAAAATATTTATATGAAATTATCATGCCAAGATGATTTTATTTTAGGTAAGGATTATTCAAAATTACTTGATATGGCATTTAATATTTTTGGAGAAAGTAGAATTTGTTTTGGCTCAAACTATCCTGTAAGTGAGTTAAAACCAAATGAATGGATTAGAATAATTGAAAATCATTTTAAAAGTGATGATTTAAAAGAAAAGATTTTTTATTTAAATGCAAAAGAAATTTATAAGATAAAGGAGATTTAA
- a CDS encoding L-rhamnose mutarotase, which produces MQRFGQIIKVIPEKLAEYERLHANPMEGVNEMIKACNIRNYSIYNFGEYLFAYFEYVGSDYEADMAKMAADENTRKWWACTDPCQISLGYAGQKWLNMKEVYHLD; this is translated from the coding sequence ATGCAAAGATTTGGGCAAATTATAAAAGTTATTCCGGAAAAATTAGCTGAATACGAAAGACTTCACGCAAATCCTATGGAAGGTGTAAATGAGATGATAAAGGCTTGCAATATTCGTAATTATTCAATTTATAATTTTGGCGAATATCTATTCGCTTATTTTGAGTATGTAGGGAGTGATTATGAAGCTGATATGGCAAAAATGGCAGCCGATGAGAATACTCGTAAGTGGTGGGCTTGCACAGACCCTTGCCAAATATCACTTGGCTATGCAGGTCAAAAATGGCTTAATATGAAAGAAGTTTATCATTTAGATTAG
- a CDS encoding amidohydrolase family protein has translation MYIDTHAHIFRANISSANVVRYVPNYDASCEQYLANLKEFNFSYGVLVQPSFLGFDNSYLLQALKEHSNLRGIVVIDPNNISDLKEKNVCGLRLNLIGKDKPNFDDYKEALEYIKEFNLHIELHKELDKLLFIIDDLAKYNVKIMIDHLARPNKDTFKLLDEFNNYKNLDINFKVSGFYRLDEDLAFSKDVFDKLSDIFDIKRFVYGSDWPHTNYESKINYQKALDDFLKVTNDKAKIILQDNAKELFFI, from the coding sequence ATGTATATAGATACTCACGCTCACATTTTTAGAGCAAATATAAGTTCGGCTAATGTAGTTAGATATGTGCCAAATTATGATGCAAGTTGCGAACAATATTTGGCTAATTTAAAGGAATTTAATTTTTCTTATGGTGTTTTAGTTCAGCCTAGCTTTTTAGGTTTTGATAATTCATATTTATTACAAGCTTTAAAAGAGCATTCTAATTTAAGGGGAATTGTGGTAATTGACCCTAATAATATTAGTGATTTAAAAGAAAAAAATGTCTGTGGATTAAGGCTTAATCTAATAGGAAAAGATAAGCCTAATTTTGATGATTATAAAGAAGCTTTAGAGTATATTAAAGAATTTAATCTTCACATAGAATTACATAAAGAATTAGATAAATTATTATTTATCATTGATGATTTAGCCAAATATAATGTAAAAATTATGATTGATCATCTTGCAAGACCTAATAAAGATACTTTTAAATTATTAGATGAGTTTAATAATTATAAAAATTTAGATATTAACTTTAAAGTAAGTGGCTTTTATAGATTAGATGAAGATTTAGCGTTTAGTAAAGATGTATTTGATAAATTAAGCGATATTTTTGATATAAAACGCTTTGTTTATGGAAGTGATTGGCCGCATACAAATTACGAAAGCAAAATAAATTATCAAAAAGCTTTAGATGATTTTTTAAAAGTTACTAATGATAAAGCTAAAATTATATTACAAGATAATGCTAAAGAACTTTTCTTTATATAA
- a CDS encoding SLC13 family permease: MLTSFIILAIVLSILIGYKTRLNIGFFAIIFAYIIGAFFMDLKPKEIISYWPVSIFFVIFAVSLFYNFASVNGTLEKLAAFLIKKFENYPYFLPYAIFLVSALIAAMGAGFYSVLAFMAPITFLLCEKTGLDRVGGAMAINYGALGGANFPTSQSGIIFRSLMEKSSINPDIAFSNAFVIFLFTFILPIFVISLFVFKAKKSNIKIELLSEKITFNDKQKTTLILMALMMVFVLAFPLLHIAFPNEKTITFINSKIDIGLIAIVFVAISLLLKLGDEKQVIALIPWGTLIMICGVGILVSIATKAGVINQLSGFVESNVPKIIVPIMMMIIAAIMSLFSSTLGVVTPALFPLVPTLSNASGFSEVVLFTCIVIGAQASAISPFSSGGSLVLGAIANEHKDSLFKGLIVRAIPIGFIAALIAGIIVMNIF, translated from the coding sequence ATGCTTACAAGTTTTATTATCTTAGCCATTGTTTTATCAATTCTAATTGGCTATAAAACTCGTTTAAATATAGGATTTTTTGCAATTATATTTGCCTATATTATCGGTGCGTTTTTTATGGATTTAAAGCCTAAAGAAATTATTTCTTATTGGCCTGTTTCTATATTTTTTGTTATTTTTGCGGTTTCGTTATTTTATAATTTCGCAAGTGTTAATGGGACATTAGAAAAACTAGCTGCATTTTTGATTAAAAAATTTGAAAATTATCCGTATTTTTTGCCTTATGCTATATTTTTAGTATCGGCTTTAATTGCTGCAATGGGTGCTGGATTTTATAGTGTTTTAGCTTTTATGGCTCCAATTACTTTTTTACTCTGTGAAAAAACAGGTCTTGATAGAGTTGGTGGAGCTATGGCTATTAATTATGGTGCTTTAGGCGGGGCAAATTTTCCAACTTCTCAAAGTGGAATAATATTTCGCTCTCTTATGGAAAAATCAAGTATAAATCCTGATATTGCATTTTCTAATGCTTTTGTGATATTTTTATTTACTTTTATTTTGCCTATTTTTGTAATCAGTCTTTTTGTATTTAAAGCAAAAAAATCTAATATAAAAATAGAATTATTAAGCGAAAAAATTACTTTTAATGATAAACAAAAAACCACACTAATTTTAATGGCGCTTATGATGGTTTTTGTATTAGCATTTCCTTTATTACACATTGCATTTCCTAATGAAAAAACTATAACTTTTATAAATTCTAAAATAGATATAGGATTAATAGCTATTGTTTTTGTAGCTATATCATTGCTTTTAAAATTAGGAGATGAAAAGCAAGTTATAGCACTTATTCCTTGGGGGACTTTGATTATGATTTGCGGAGTTGGGATACTTGTTAGCATTGCTACTAAAGCAGGTGTGATTAATCAATTATCAGGCTTTGTAGAAAGCAATGTGCCAAAAATAATTGTCCCTATTATGATGATGATAATTGCAGCTATTATGTCGCTATTTTCTAGCACTTTAGGAGTAGTTACTCCTGCACTTTTCCCACTTGTGCCTACATTAAGCAATGCAAGTGGTTTTAGTGAAGTTGTGCTATTTACTTGCATAGTAATTGGAGCACAAGCTAGTGCTATTTCTCCATTTAGCTCTGGAGGTTCATTGGTTTTAGGAGCGATTGCAAACGAGCATAAGGATAGTTTATTTAAAGGCTTGATTGTAAGAGCAATTCCTATAGGTTTTATAGCAGCATTAATTGCTGGAATTATTGTTATGAATATTTTTTAA